The Aureimonas mangrovi genome includes a region encoding these proteins:
- a CDS encoding CBS domain-containing protein, whose translation MRPVLARVADHMRTDLVTLSPTMEIVEAVSILISARVSGACVLDTSGELVGVLSKRDCLKAALNASYYKQWGGTVADHMSTAIETLDADADIVAAAERFVASTFRRFPVLRDGRLVGQISRTDVLEALSAQWR comes from the coding sequence ATGAGACCGGTGCTCGCCCGCGTCGCCGATCACATGCGCACCGATCTCGTGACCCTGTCGCCCACGATGGAAATCGTGGAAGCGGTGTCGATCCTGATCAGTGCGCGCGTCTCGGGTGCCTGCGTCCTCGACACGTCCGGCGAGCTCGTCGGCGTCCTTTCCAAGCGCGACTGCCTGAAGGCCGCGTTGAACGCTTCCTACTACAAGCAGTGGGGCGGTACGGTCGCCGACCACATGTCCACCGCGATCGAAACGCTGGACGCGGACGCCGACATCGTCGCCGCGGCCGAGCGCTTCGTGGCGAGTACCTTCCGCCGCTTCCCGGTCCTGCGCGACGGCCGCCTCGTTGGCCAGATCAGCCGCACCGACGTGCTCGAGGCACTCTCGGCGCAATGGCGCTGA
- a CDS encoding nitroreductase family protein → MTKVSRRRFMAATTAATITLPIATAARAQEAEGAASVSVEEALRNRRSTRRFANAAIPQEQLLRLLWAANGVNREDSDGRTVPAWRSAKNVDLYVAQEGGVGRYDPAANVLETMSEEDLRGVVSDQSYIVRAPAVLIYVSDRDRLAEAAGESAADEMAMAIGAHVNSAVMAQNVYLFAAAEGLGTVLIGGSADRAAIAEALSLGEAQTVTYIQPVGVPR, encoded by the coding sequence ATGACCAAAGTTTCCCGCCGCCGCTTCATGGCCGCCACCACGGCCGCCACCATCACTTTGCCGATCGCCACAGCCGCGCGGGCGCAGGAAGCGGAAGGCGCTGCCAGCGTCTCCGTTGAAGAAGCCTTGCGCAACCGCCGCTCCACGCGCCGGTTCGCCAATGCCGCGATCCCGCAAGAACAGCTCCTGCGCCTCCTCTGGGCTGCGAACGGAGTGAACCGCGAGGATTCGGACGGCCGCACCGTGCCCGCCTGGCGTTCGGCCAAGAACGTCGACCTCTACGTTGCGCAAGAGGGCGGTGTCGGTCGCTACGATCCCGCGGCCAATGTGTTGGAAACGATGAGCGAGGAGGACCTTCGCGGCGTCGTCAGCGACCAGTCCTACATCGTGCGCGCGCCCGCCGTTCTGATCTACGTCTCGGACCGCGACCGGTTGGCCGAGGCCGCCGGCGAGAGCGCGGCGGACGAGATGGCGATGGCCATCGGCGCCCATGTGAACTCGGCTGTGATGGCGCAGAACGTCTACCTCTTCGCTGCCGCCGAGGGACTCGGAACCGTGCTCATCGGCGGCAGCGCCGACCGGGCGGCGATCGCCGAGGCGCTTTCGCTGGGCGAGGCCC